In the Afipia sp. GAS231 genome, GCCATTGCCCTGATGTCTCCGGCCAGACGGTGGTCTCGACCGCGCCATGGACCAGGGCCGCAAGCAGCGCCGTCGCCAGACAGAAGCCGGCCACCGCATCGGTCGGCACCGCCTTGAGCTGGCGCGACATCACCGAATAGGCCGCCCATACGAACGCGGCGACGAAGGCCGCCGCCAAGCCCGGGATCTGGCCGGGCGTAAAGCCGCTGCCGCCGTTACCCGCGAACAACAACACCGTGCCGGCCAATCCGAGCAACGCGCCGATGATGTGATGCGGCGCCAGCCGCTCGCCGGGCAGCAGCGACGAGAACAGCACGATCAACAGCGGCCACAGGTAATTCAAGAGCCCTGCCTCGGCCGGCGGCGCGAAGCGTAGCGCGAGAAAATACAGCGCGTGATAGCCGAACAGCCCGCCGACCCCGACAACCCAGGCCACCGGCGGCTGTTTCAGCGCGGCGAAAGCCTGTGGGCGGAAGATGAAGCTCGCAAACGCCACGGCAGCGCCGATCGCGAACGTCATGGCCGCCAACTGGAACGCCGG is a window encoding:
- a CDS encoding DMT family transporter yields the protein MTSRTATLVGLTAILMWSLLSVMTVATGKIPAFQLAAMTFAIGAAVAFASFIFRPQAFAALKQPPVAWVVGVGGLFGYHALYFLALRFAPPAEAGLLNYLWPLLIVLFSSLLPGERLAPHHIIGALLGLAGTVLLFAGNGGSGFTPGQIPGLAAAFVAAFVWAAYSVMSRQLKAVPTDAVAGFCLATALLAALVHGAVETTVWPETSGQWLAIVALGVGPVGAAFFVWDIGMKRGDIRVLGAASYATPLLSTTFLIFAGYAAPSATIAIAAVLIAGGGLIAARDMIWKKN